The Streptomyces sp. NBC_00224 genome has a window encoding:
- a CDS encoding enoyl-CoA hydratase/isomerase family protein, whose translation MASPDPVLDKDGVRLTVDDAVATVTLTNPDKRNAQSPALWRALAAAGQELPGTVRVVVLRGEGKSFSAGLDRQAFTPEGFDGEPSFIDLARGSDAELDGVIAEYQEAFTWWRRNDIVSIAAVQGHAIGAGFQLALACDLRVVADDVQFAMRETSLGLVPDLTGTHPLVSLVGYARALEICATGRFVGAEESERIGLANLAVPGAELDASVRDLAAALLAAPRDAVIETKALLRGASGRSYEEQRVAERGAQARRLRDLAGLAD comes from the coding sequence ATGGCTTCGCCCGACCCCGTACTCGACAAGGACGGCGTCCGGCTCACCGTCGACGACGCAGTCGCCACGGTGACCCTGACCAACCCGGACAAGCGCAACGCCCAGTCTCCCGCTCTGTGGCGGGCGTTGGCTGCCGCCGGTCAGGAACTGCCCGGCACCGTCCGGGTCGTTGTGCTGCGGGGAGAGGGCAAGTCCTTCTCCGCCGGGCTCGACCGTCAGGCCTTCACTCCCGAAGGCTTCGACGGCGAGCCGTCCTTCATCGACCTCGCACGCGGCTCCGACGCGGAGCTGGACGGGGTCATCGCCGAGTACCAGGAGGCGTTCACCTGGTGGCGCCGCAACGACATCGTGTCGATCGCGGCGGTCCAGGGGCACGCGATCGGTGCGGGCTTCCAGCTCGCGCTCGCCTGTGACCTGCGCGTCGTCGCCGACGACGTGCAGTTCGCCATGCGCGAGACCAGCCTGGGCCTGGTGCCGGACCTGACGGGCACCCACCCCCTGGTGAGCCTGGTGGGCTACGCCCGCGCCCTGGAGATCTGCGCGACCGGCCGCTTCGTCGGAGCGGAGGAGTCCGAGCGGATCGGGCTCGCGAATCTCGCGGTGCCGGGGGCGGAACTGGACGCGTCCGTACGCGACTTGGCGGCGGCGCTTCTTGCTGCGCCGCGGGATGCGGTGATCGAGACGAAGGCGCTGCTGCGAGGGGCGTCGGGGCGGTCGTACGAGGAGCAGCGGGTCGCGGAGCGGGGCGCTCAGGCGCGCCGCCTGCGCGACTTGGCGGGCCTCGCGGACTGA
- a CDS encoding Asp23/Gls24 family envelope stress response protein has protein sequence MSDTVERSSPEPSGAGGRDTAESGTRKSSTAKRGGGDPGTRGRTTIADGVVEKIAGLAAREVVGVHAMGSGLSRTFGAVRDRVPGGSKSAVARGVKAEVGEVQTALDLEIVVEYGVSISDVARAVRENVIAAVERMTGLEVVEVNIAVSDVKLPDEEEDGPEPRLQ, from the coding sequence ATGAGCGACACCGTGGAACGCAGCAGCCCCGAACCGTCCGGCGCGGGCGGCAGGGACACCGCCGAGAGCGGGACCAGAAAGAGCTCCACCGCCAAGCGCGGCGGTGGCGACCCCGGCACGCGCGGCCGTACCACCATCGCCGACGGCGTGGTGGAGAAGATCGCGGGGCTCGCGGCCCGTGAGGTCGTCGGCGTCCATGCGATGGGCAGCGGTCTGTCCCGTACCTTCGGCGCGGTTCGCGACCGGGTGCCCGGTGGCAGCAAATCCGCCGTGGCGCGCGGGGTGAAGGCCGAGGTCGGCGAGGTCCAGACGGCGCTCGACCTGGAGATCGTCGTCGAATACGGCGTGTCGATCTCGGATGTGGCCCGTGCCGTACGGGAGAACGTGATCGCGGCCGTGGAGCGCATGACGGGGCTTGAGGTCGTCGAGGTCAACATCGCGGTGAGCGACGTGAAACTTCCGGATGAGGAAGAGGACGGGCCGGAGCCCCGGCTCCAGTGA
- a CDS encoding acetoacetate decarboxylase family protein has product MARVRYGARTEDEIRAARTASSRLPDIWSTGVVAVWESDPDAVAAVLPPPLKPAGDSLVRANISRVDLPGYPLGAGSVAVSAVHDGQPGWYPLVMPMTHERALIGGREVFGEPKKLGEVTVERDGLVVRAALARHGIAFVEVRGAVDSALPLPEPTEKVDFYFKFLPAVDGEGFDADPVLVYCVRNEKVRKLERITGDVVLRESMYDPVADLPVRRVVEITIGEKTTDQRGRVAERVSAQALLPYIHQRYDDPQQILDGPPAGSV; this is encoded by the coding sequence ATGGCACGCGTACGGTACGGAGCGCGGACCGAGGACGAGATCCGGGCCGCGCGCACCGCGAGCTCCCGTCTCCCCGACATCTGGTCCACCGGTGTGGTGGCCGTCTGGGAGAGCGACCCCGACGCGGTGGCGGCCGTGCTGCCGCCGCCGCTCAAGCCCGCCGGGGATTCACTCGTACGGGCCAACATCAGCCGGGTGGACCTGCCCGGCTATCCGCTCGGCGCGGGCTCGGTGGCGGTCTCCGCCGTGCACGACGGGCAGCCCGGCTGGTATCCGCTGGTGATGCCGATGACCCATGAGCGGGCGCTGATCGGTGGGCGCGAGGTGTTCGGCGAGCCGAAGAAGCTCGGCGAGGTCACCGTCGAGCGGGACGGCCTGGTCGTCCGGGCCGCGCTCGCCCGGCACGGCATCGCCTTCGTCGAGGTGCGCGGCGCGGTCGACAGCGCGCTGCCGCTGCCGGAGCCGACGGAGAAGGTCGACTTCTACTTCAAGTTCCTGCCCGCCGTGGACGGCGAGGGCTTCGACGCGGACCCGGTGCTCGTGTACTGCGTACGCAACGAGAAGGTCCGCAAGCTGGAGCGGATCACCGGTGACGTGGTGCTGCGCGAGTCCATGTACGACCCGGTCGCGGACCTCCCGGTCCGGCGCGTCGTGGAGATCACGATCGGCGAGAAGACCACCGACCAGCGGGGCCGGGTGGCCGAACGGGTCAGCGCCCAGGCCCTGTTGCCGTACATCCACCAGCGCTACGACGACCCGCAGCAGATCCTCGACGGCCCGCCGGCGGGGAGTGTGTGA
- a CDS encoding DUF6286 domain-containing protein: MSEPSEPGGHDPSSGTSGASGTRRLPVVMEKGPAKDPDGGLDQSQSSAAYDPVPVLAEDEGGRAGRFWSVRRVPAVLVAVAVLAVSGPLLYDIAAVRADRPAMHWRRRLADWMARHAVDEAVVLTGAGVVVAVGIWLIVLAVTPGMRDVLPMRRASAGVRAGLDRSAAALVLRDRAMEVPGVQSVRVRMGRAKVAVRAVSHFRELDDVRADLDAALGAGIKELGLAGQPGLAVHVGRAARKR; this comes from the coding sequence ATGAGCGAGCCCAGCGAGCCGGGCGGGCACGACCCGTCCAGTGGAACGAGTGGCGCGAGCGGCACCCGGCGCCTCCCCGTCGTCATGGAGAAGGGCCCCGCCAAGGACCCCGACGGCGGGCTCGATCAGTCGCAGTCGTCCGCCGCCTACGACCCCGTGCCGGTCCTCGCCGAGGACGAGGGCGGCCGGGCCGGGCGCTTCTGGTCGGTGCGGCGGGTGCCCGCCGTACTGGTCGCCGTGGCCGTACTGGCCGTGTCCGGGCCCCTGTTGTACGACATCGCGGCCGTACGCGCGGACCGCCCCGCGATGCACTGGCGCCGTCGGCTCGCGGACTGGATGGCCCGGCACGCCGTGGACGAGGCGGTGGTGCTCACCGGCGCGGGCGTCGTGGTGGCCGTCGGGATCTGGCTGATCGTGCTCGCGGTGACGCCGGGGATGCGGGACGTGCTGCCGATGCGGCGCGCCTCGGCCGGGGTGCGCGCCGGGCTCGACCGCTCCGCCGCCGCGCTGGTGCTGCGGGACCGGGCGATGGAGGTCCCGGGCGTGCAGTCGGTGCGGGTCAGGATGGGCCGCGCCAAGGTCGCCGTACGGGCCGTCTCGCACTTCCGCGAGCTCGACGACGTACGGGCCGATCTGGACGCCGCTCTGGGCGCGGGCATCAAGGAGCTCGGGCTCGCCGGACAGCCCGGGCTCGCCGTGCACGTGGGCCGTGCCGCCAGGAAGAGGTGA
- a CDS encoding glycoside hydrolase family 15 protein, with translation MTRRIQRIEDYALIGDLQTAALVGRDGSIDWLCLPRFDSAACFAALLGDDDNGHWRIAPAGAGDCTRRAYLDDSLVLESVWETRTGTVRVLDLMPQRDTAPDVVRIIEGVSGSVEMSSVLRLRFDYGRVVPWVRRADGHRVMVAGPDSVWLRTEPAVKTWGQQMSTRSSFTVGPGEKVAMVLTWHPSHEPRPSIIDPFEALEQSLADWREWAGKCRCTGPHRDAVVRSLITLKALTYAPTGGIVAAPTTSLPEELGGVRNWDYRYCWLRDSTLTLGALVSAGYLDEAAAWRDWLLRAVAGDPADLQIMYGLGGERRLPETELPWLRGHLGSAPVRIGNAAVKQLQLDVYGEVIDSLHLARKAGMAAKPHTWNVELSLLGFLESRWREPDEGLWEVRGERRHFVHSKVMAWVAADRAVQALESDPSRRGDAERWRRMRDEVHREVCEKGFDAERNTFTQAYGSAELDAATLLIPRVGFLPGDDPRVIGTVDAVRAELGHDGFVRRYSTEGSAVDGLPGDEGTFLVCSFWLADALRLTGREKEARELFERLLALRNDVGLLAEEYDPAAGRQLGNFPQAFSHIGLVATALGLEAG, from the coding sequence GTGACGCGACGTATCCAACGCATCGAGGACTACGCCCTCATCGGCGACCTCCAGACCGCCGCCCTCGTCGGCCGCGACGGCTCCATCGACTGGCTCTGCCTGCCCCGCTTCGACTCGGCGGCCTGTTTCGCGGCGCTGCTCGGCGACGACGACAACGGCCACTGGCGGATCGCCCCGGCGGGCGCCGGGGACTGTACGCGCCGCGCCTACCTCGACGACTCGCTCGTCCTGGAGTCCGTCTGGGAGACCCGCACCGGCACGGTCCGCGTCCTCGACCTCATGCCCCAGCGCGACACCGCCCCCGACGTCGTACGGATCATCGAGGGCGTCAGCGGCAGCGTCGAGATGAGCTCCGTGCTGCGGCTGCGCTTCGACTACGGCCGGGTGGTGCCCTGGGTGCGCCGCGCCGACGGCCACCGGGTCATGGTCGCCGGCCCCGACTCGGTCTGGCTGCGCACCGAACCCGCCGTCAAGACCTGGGGCCAGCAGATGAGCACCCGCTCGTCGTTCACCGTGGGCCCCGGCGAGAAGGTCGCGATGGTCCTGACCTGGCACCCCTCGCATGAGCCCCGGCCGTCGATAATCGATCCGTTCGAGGCGCTGGAGCAGAGCCTGGCGGACTGGCGCGAGTGGGCGGGCAAGTGCCGCTGCACCGGCCCCCACCGGGACGCCGTCGTCCGCTCCCTCATCACCCTCAAGGCCCTCACCTACGCACCGACCGGCGGCATCGTCGCCGCCCCCACCACCTCGCTTCCGGAGGAGCTCGGGGGCGTGCGCAACTGGGACTACCGCTACTGCTGGCTGCGCGACTCGACGCTGACGCTGGGCGCGCTGGTCTCGGCCGGCTACCTCGACGAGGCGGCGGCCTGGCGCGACTGGCTGCTGCGCGCGGTCGCGGGCGACCCGGCCGACCTCCAGATCATGTACGGCCTCGGCGGCGAGCGGCGCCTGCCGGAGACCGAACTGCCGTGGCTGCGCGGCCACTTGGGCTCCGCCCCGGTCCGGATCGGCAACGCCGCCGTCAAACAGCTCCAGCTCGATGTGTACGGCGAGGTCATCGACTCCCTCCATCTGGCCCGTAAAGCGGGCATGGCCGCCAAGCCGCACACCTGGAACGTCGAACTCAGCCTGCTCGGCTTTCTGGAGTCCCGCTGGCGCGAGCCGGACGAGGGCCTGTGGGAGGTGCGCGGGGAGCGCCGCCACTTCGTGCACTCCAAGGTGATGGCGTGGGTCGCCGCCGACCGGGCGGTGCAGGCCCTGGAGTCCGACCCGTCCCGGCGCGGCGACGCGGAGCGCTGGCGGCGGATGCGGGACGAGGTGCACCGGGAGGTGTGCGAGAAGGGGTTCGACGCCGAGCGGAACACCTTCACCCAGGCGTACGGGTCCGCGGAGCTGGACGCGGCCACGCTGCTCATCCCCCGGGTCGGGTTCCTGCCGGGCGACGACCCGCGGGTGATCGGGACGGTGGACGCGGTGCGCGCCGAGCTGGGCCACGACGGCTTCGTGCGCCGCTACAGCACCGAGGGCAGCGCGGTGGACGGTCTGCCCGGCGACGAGGGCACCTTCCTGGTCTGCTCGTTCTGGCTGGCCGACGCGCTGCGGCTGACCGGCCGCGAGAAGGAGGCGCGGGAGCTGTTCGAGCGGCTCCTCGCGCTCCGCAACGACGTCGGGCTGCTGGCCGAGGAGTACGACCCGGCGGCCGGCCGGCAGCTGGGCAACTTCCCGCAGGCCTTCAGCCACATCGGGCTGGTGGCGACCGCGCTGGGGCTGGAGGCAGGATAG
- a CDS encoding Asp23/Gls24 family envelope stress response protein, whose product MTVSSTAASGSGEARPGRGRTGARGGDGPAVTSDPNGPGPAAAPRRIAPAERGATRIADRVVAKIAAQAAREVLGALPEGGTAPHAAVTVHQDVARVRVSLELSYPSDLGAQCGAVRRQVAERVRALAGMEVPEVAVQIERLHSAHTGTADRGRIT is encoded by the coding sequence ATGACGGTGTCGTCGACGGCGGCGTCCGGGTCCGGTGAGGCCCGGCCCGGCCGGGGGAGGACCGGCGCGCGGGGCGGAGACGGCCCCGCCGTCACGTCGGACCCCAACGGCCCCGGGCCGGCCGCCGCGCCCCGCCGGATCGCGCCCGCCGAGCGCGGGGCGACCCGTATCGCCGACCGGGTCGTCGCGAAGATCGCCGCACAGGCGGCGCGCGAGGTGCTGGGCGCGCTCCCCGAGGGCGGCACCGCGCCCCACGCGGCGGTCACGGTGCACCAGGACGTGGCCCGGGTGCGGGTCAGCCTGGAGCTCAGCTACCCCTCCGATCTCGGCGCCCAGTGCGGTGCCGTGCGTCGGCAAGTGGCCGAGCGGGTAAGGGCGTTGGCGGGCATGGAGGTGCCCGAGGTGGCGGTGCAGATCGAGCGTCTGCACTCGGCGCACACCGGTACGGCGGACCGGGGGAGGATCACATGA
- a CDS encoding SURF1 family protein, with translation MYRFLLSRQWVLVTLLALVLIPTMIELGFWQLHRHQHRVAQNTVIADNLKAKTVPVTALTSPGHTVPHAQYWRRVTATGTYDTAHEVVVRRRTAADGQVGYHVLTPFVLDGGPTVLINRGWVPDNGSQTEFPQIPAPPKGEVTVTGRLMADQTTAASGIKDIKGLPPRQVMLISSAQQQKALGRPVLGGYIEQTAPESGDSPELIPAPDHSSIGPHMAYAVQWWLFTAGVPVGWVILVRREKRDRAEAAAKAGAAEPAPATA, from the coding sequence GTGTATCGCTTCCTGTTGTCCCGGCAGTGGGTGCTCGTCACCCTCCTCGCCCTCGTTCTCATCCCCACGATGATCGAGCTGGGCTTCTGGCAGCTGCACCGCCATCAGCACCGCGTCGCGCAGAACACCGTCATCGCGGACAACCTGAAGGCCAAGACGGTCCCGGTGACCGCGCTCACCTCCCCCGGCCACACCGTCCCGCACGCCCAGTACTGGCGCCGGGTCACCGCCACCGGCACGTACGACACCGCCCACGAGGTCGTGGTGCGCCGTCGGACCGCCGCCGACGGGCAGGTCGGGTACCACGTCCTCACCCCGTTCGTCCTCGACGGCGGACCGACCGTGCTGATCAACCGCGGCTGGGTGCCGGACAACGGCAGCCAGACCGAGTTCCCGCAGATCCCGGCCCCGCCCAAGGGCGAGGTCACGGTCACCGGGCGGCTGATGGCCGACCAGACGACCGCGGCCAGCGGCATCAAGGACATCAAGGGCCTGCCGCCCCGCCAGGTGATGCTGATCAGCAGCGCCCAGCAGCAGAAGGCGCTCGGCCGCCCGGTCCTGGGCGGCTACATCGAGCAGACCGCGCCCGAGTCCGGCGACTCCCCCGAGCTGATCCCGGCCCCGGACCACTCCTCGATCGGCCCGCACATGGCGTACGCCGTGCAGTGGTGGCTGTTCACCGCCGGGGTCCCGGTCGGCTGGGTGATCCTGGTCCGCCGCGAGAAGCGGGACCGGGCCGAGGCGGCGGCGAAGGCCGGGGCGGCGGAGCCCGCACCCGCGACGGCCTGA
- a CDS encoding SDR family NAD(P)-dependent oxidoreductase, which translates to MRLTEGQVAVVTGAASGIGLAMARGFAAEGLKVVLADVEEAALEKAAQELREEGARVHARVVDVSERASVQQLADAAYDTFGAVHVLCNNAGVGSGAEGRMWEHEVNDWKWAFAVNVWGVFHGIQAFVPRMIASGEPGHVVNTSSGDGGIAPLPTASVYAVTKAAVVTMTESLYAHLKAEHARVGASVLFPGPHMLRTGLWESHRNRPDRYAKERPRKAPYRSLGQWEAAMRAAGQEVEFTPVEEVAETVVDGIRADRFWMLPPSEHSDRQIRARSQSMLDRTDPSYLENFILD; encoded by the coding sequence ATGCGGCTCACCGAGGGGCAGGTCGCCGTCGTCACCGGCGCGGCGAGCGGGATCGGGCTCGCGATGGCCCGCGGGTTCGCGGCCGAGGGGCTCAAGGTGGTCCTCGCGGATGTCGAGGAGGCGGCCCTGGAGAAGGCGGCGCAGGAGCTGCGCGAGGAGGGGGCGCGCGTCCACGCGCGTGTGGTCGACGTCTCGGAGCGGGCGTCCGTGCAACAGCTGGCGGACGCGGCGTACGACACGTTCGGGGCCGTCCACGTCCTGTGCAACAACGCGGGCGTCGGCTCGGGCGCCGAGGGCCGGATGTGGGAGCACGAGGTCAACGACTGGAAGTGGGCCTTCGCCGTCAATGTGTGGGGCGTCTTCCACGGCATCCAGGCCTTCGTGCCCCGCATGATCGCCTCCGGTGAGCCGGGCCATGTCGTCAACACCTCGTCGGGCGACGGCGGGATCGCACCGCTGCCCACCGCCTCCGTGTACGCGGTCACCAAGGCGGCCGTCGTCACCATGACCGAGTCGCTGTACGCGCACCTGAAGGCGGAGCACGCGCGCGTGGGCGCGTCCGTGCTCTTCCCCGGGCCGCACATGCTGCGCACCGGACTGTGGGAGTCGCACCGCAACCGCCCCGACCGGTACGCCAAGGAGCGCCCGCGCAAGGCGCCCTACCGCAGCCTTGGCCAGTGGGAGGCGGCGATGCGGGCGGCCGGGCAGGAGGTCGAGTTCACCCCGGTCGAGGAGGTCGCCGAAACGGTCGTCGACGGCATCCGGGCCGACCGCTTCTGGATGCTCCCGCCGAGCGAGCACAGCGACCGCCAGATCAGGGCGAGGTCGCAGTCGATGCTGGACCGGACCGATCCGTCGTACCTGGAGAACTTCATTCTGGACTGA
- a CDS encoding DEDDh family exonuclease, protein MTMLDDRTTAAATWPAAYPQGYAVVDVETTGLARDDRIVSAAVYRLDAQGNVEDHWYTLVNPERDPGPVWIHGLTTDVLADAPLFPEIAAEFAERLDGRVLVAHNAIFDWQMISREYARAKRTAPVRQRLCTIALSKELDLPLPNHKLESLAAHYGVVQQRAHHALDDARVLAEAFRPSLHEAARVGARLPLLECRPLTEWSDGPAAPRIGYQATGSYGSRGSSWRPARKRPVCPHPNPGRYEVDKPLKQGMRVAFSGDTSIDRELLEDRAIEAGLHVATSVSRLTSLLVTNDPDSATSKTVKAKSFGTPVVDEAAFTQLLRDVAPADG, encoded by the coding sequence GTGACCATGCTCGACGACCGTACGACAGCAGCAGCGACATGGCCGGCCGCCTACCCACAGGGGTACGCGGTCGTCGACGTGGAGACCACCGGCCTCGCCCGCGACGACCGGATAGTGTCGGCTGCCGTCTACCGCCTGGACGCCCAGGGCAACGTCGAGGACCACTGGTACACGCTGGTCAACCCGGAGCGCGACCCCGGCCCCGTGTGGATCCACGGGCTGACCACCGACGTCCTGGCGGACGCGCCGCTCTTCCCGGAGATCGCCGCGGAGTTCGCCGAGCGCCTGGACGGCCGGGTCCTGGTCGCGCACAACGCGATCTTCGACTGGCAGATGATCTCCAGGGAGTACGCACGGGCGAAGCGCACCGCGCCGGTGCGCCAGCGGCTGTGCACCATCGCGCTCTCCAAGGAGCTCGACCTGCCGCTGCCCAACCACAAACTGGAGTCGCTGGCCGCGCACTACGGAGTGGTGCAGCAGCGCGCGCACCACGCGCTGGACGACGCGCGCGTGCTGGCCGAGGCGTTCCGCCCGAGCCTGCACGAGGCGGCGCGGGTCGGGGCCCGGCTGCCGCTGCTCGAATGCCGCCCGCTCACCGAGTGGTCGGACGGCCCGGCCGCCCCCCGCATCGGCTACCAGGCCACCGGTTCGTACGGGAGCCGGGGCTCCAGCTGGCGGCCCGCGCGCAAGCGCCCGGTGTGCCCGCACCCCAACCCCGGCCGTTACGAAGTGGATAAACCACTCAAGCAGGGCATGCGGGTGGCGTTCTCCGGCGACACCTCCATCGACCGGGAGCTCCTGGAGGACCGCGCGATCGAGGCCGGGCTGCACGTGGCGACCAGCGTCTCCCGGCTGACCAGCCTCCTGGTGACCAACGATCCGGACTCGGCGACCTCCAAGACCGTGAAGGCGAAGTCGTTCGGCACCCCGGTCGTCGACGAGGCGGCCTTCACCCAGCTGCTGCGGGACGTGGCTCCGGCAGACGGGTGA
- a CDS encoding SDR family oxidoreductase, whose amino-acid sequence MDLGLKDRVYVVTGASRGLGLASARALTADGAKAVLSGRDEKAVAKAAEELGPNALGVAVDNADTGAAARLIATARERFGRFDGVLISVGGPPPGFVADNTDEQWRSAFESVFLGAVRMARTAAEELDEGGVIGFVLSGSVHEPIPGLTVSNGLRPGLAGFAKSLADELGPRGIRVVGLLPARIDTDRVRHLDALSGDAEAARTANEARIPLRRYGTPEEFGRTAAFLLSPAASYLTGLMLPVDGGSRHGF is encoded by the coding sequence ATGGATCTTGGACTGAAGGACCGCGTCTACGTCGTCACCGGTGCCTCCCGGGGCCTCGGCCTCGCCTCGGCGCGGGCGCTCACGGCCGACGGCGCGAAGGCGGTGCTCAGCGGCCGCGACGAGAAGGCGGTGGCGAAGGCCGCCGAGGAGCTGGGCCCGAACGCGCTGGGCGTGGCCGTCGACAACGCCGACACCGGCGCGGCCGCCCGTCTGATCGCCACCGCCCGCGAGCGGTTCGGCCGCTTCGACGGCGTGCTGATCAGCGTGGGCGGCCCGCCGCCCGGCTTCGTCGCCGACAACACGGACGAGCAGTGGCGCTCGGCCTTCGAGTCGGTGTTCCTGGGTGCGGTACGGATGGCGCGCACGGCGGCGGAGGAGCTGGACGAGGGCGGCGTGATCGGCTTCGTCCTGTCGGGCTCGGTCCACGAGCCGATCCCCGGCCTGACCGTCTCCAACGGCCTGCGCCCGGGCCTCGCGGGCTTCGCCAAGTCCCTGGCGGACGAGCTGGGCCCGCGCGGCATCCGGGTGGTCGGTCTGCTCCCGGCCCGCATCGACACCGACCGCGTCCGCCACCTGGACGCCCTCTCCGGCGACGCGGAGGCCGCCCGCACGGCCAACGAGGCCCGGATCCCGCTGCGCCGCTACGGCACCCCGGAGGAGTTCGGCCGCACGGCCGCGTTCCTGCTCTCGCCCGCCGCGTCGTATCTGACGGGCCTGATGCTGCCGGTGGACGGCGGGTCACGGCACGGGTTCTGA
- the amaP gene encoding alkaline shock response membrane anchor protein AmaP, which translates to MLRTVNRVLIGLVGLILVAAGGAVLAAGAGLSVPAWWPWEGTDEVLLDRARRERWHHHGWWWPTVIAALAVLVLLTLWWLFAQLRRARLAEVLVDSGDGEGALLRGRAMETVLAGEAESLPGVARAQVTLHGRRTTPAARVALLLEPHAAPAEALSRLTSEALAHARDSAGLAALPAEVRLRGVKHRAQRVS; encoded by the coding sequence ATGCTCAGGACGGTGAACCGGGTGCTGATCGGCCTCGTCGGGCTGATCCTGGTGGCGGCGGGCGGCGCGGTCCTGGCGGCCGGGGCGGGTCTCTCGGTCCCGGCGTGGTGGCCCTGGGAGGGCACCGACGAGGTACTGCTCGACCGCGCGCGCCGGGAGCGCTGGCACCACCACGGCTGGTGGTGGCCGACGGTCATCGCGGCGCTGGCCGTACTCGTCCTGCTCACCCTCTGGTGGCTCTTCGCCCAGCTGCGCCGGGCGCGGCTGGCCGAGGTCCTGGTGGACTCGGGCGACGGCGAGGGCGCGCTGCTGCGCGGCCGCGCCATGGAGACGGTCCTGGCGGGCGAGGCGGAGTCGCTGCCGGGCGTGGCCCGCGCCCAGGTGACCCTGCACGGCCGCCGCACCACCCCGGCGGCCCGCGTCGCCCTCCTCCTGGAGCCCCACGCGGCCCCCGCCGAAGCCCTCTCCCGCCTCACCTCGGAGGCCCTCGCCCACGCCCGCGACTCGGCGGGCCTCGCCGCACTCCCGGCCGAGGTACGGCTGCGCGGGGTCAAGCACCGGGCGCAGCGGGTGAGTTGA
- a CDS encoding nucleopolyhedrovirus P10 family protein, which yields MTPDVWSTEVRRRLALGRLLPLGDAADGAWVTERAAGAVLRAACASVPGLAVTSLRLALADPAAAGVPAVPPPPSGLPPGDVRAVVEVAVWGDGRPRTEGVREAMLSASSARLGLRLSRVDIRVTSLLDAPAHPAPPDPPPGVHPGPPLSVPGVAFLTSELAGPLGATPECLEVAVAPGHRAVEVVREVRAVVGGGVAVLVTWAG from the coding sequence ATGACGCCAGACGTGTGGAGCACGGAGGTACGGCGCCGACTGGCCCTGGGCAGGCTGCTGCCGCTCGGGGACGCGGCGGACGGCGCATGGGTGACGGAGCGGGCGGCGGGGGCAGTGCTGCGGGCCGCCTGCGCGTCGGTTCCCGGCCTGGCGGTCACGTCCCTGCGCCTCGCGCTCGCCGACCCGGCGGCGGCCGGGGTGCCCGCGGTTCCGCCACCGCCGAGCGGGCTGCCGCCGGGGGATGTACGGGCGGTGGTGGAGGTGGCGGTGTGGGGTGACGGTCGTCCGCGTACGGAGGGGGTGCGGGAGGCGATGCTGTCGGCGTCGTCCGCGCGACTGGGCCTGCGCCTGTCCCGGGTCGACATCCGGGTGACGTCCCTGCTGGACGCCCCCGCGCATCCGGCTCCCCCGGATCCCCCACCCGGGGTACACCCCGGGCCCCCGCTCTCCGTCCCCGGCGTGGCGTTCCTGACGTCGGAGCTGGCGGGGCCGCTGGGGGCGACGCCGGAGTGCCTGGAGGTGGCGGTCGCGCCGGGGCACCGGGCGGTGGAGGTGGTGCGGGAGGTCCGGGCGGTGGTGGGGGGCGGGGTCGCGGTGCTGGTGACGTGGGCGGGGTGA
- a CDS encoding TetR/AcrR family transcriptional regulator, whose product MTRTSLSREEVLEAAGALVRQHGPAALTMRKLAAELGTAVTSIYWHVGNRESLLDALVERTVRELGEIRPRGRTPAARIVSVATALRRELRERPHLIAMVHERGLTERMFLPAQQALVHEVHEAGLRGTAAARVVRAVQFQVVGHVLVERYRERAPAQHPGEDELWHTAPAEHDPALARALARPPDPERLFAASVRALVDGLLAQPC is encoded by the coding sequence ATGACGCGTACGTCTCTGAGCCGCGAGGAGGTCCTGGAGGCCGCCGGGGCCCTGGTCAGACAGCACGGCCCGGCCGCCCTCACCATGCGTAAGCTCGCCGCCGAGCTCGGCACGGCGGTCACCTCGATCTACTGGCACGTCGGCAACCGCGAGTCGCTGCTAGACGCGCTCGTCGAGCGGACCGTGCGGGAGCTGGGCGAGATCAGACCGCGCGGGCGCACCCCGGCCGCCCGGATCGTCTCGGTCGCCACCGCGCTGCGCCGGGAGCTGCGCGAGCGCCCGCACCTGATCGCGATGGTCCACGAACGCGGCTTGACCGAGCGGATGTTCCTGCCCGCCCAGCAGGCCCTGGTCCACGAGGTCCACGAGGCCGGGCTGCGCGGGACCGCCGCCGCGCGGGTGGTACGGGCGGTCCAGTTCCAGGTCGTCGGCCATGTCCTGGTCGAGCGCTACCGCGAGCGGGCTCCGGCGCAGCACCCCGGCGAGGACGAGCTCTGGCACACCGCGCCCGCCGAGCACGACCCGGCGCTCGCCCGTGCGCTGGCCCGGCCGCCGGACCCGGAGCGGCTGTTCGCGGCGTCGGTGCGGGCCCTGGTCGACGGGCTGCTCGCACAGCCGTGTTGA